The following coding sequences are from one Haliotis asinina isolate JCU_RB_2024 chromosome 3, JCU_Hal_asi_v2, whole genome shotgun sequence window:
- the LOC137278807 gene encoding E3 SUMO-protein ligase ZBED1-like: MATQFLENHQKLRGKSPKHVVRDVVTRWNSVYFMLERLSLLHGDIVAVLHDQSIKKHKHLDLKDNHWVLVDQLVSALKPLVSATEVLCSEEFPTSSGVYPLVFALVDNLIAKDLDSNIVCDMKTRISAGLSSRLFPDGFLVSPTMIASALDPCYKNLKFLKPEQRTEVQAAVVRLITETDSSAETVTTPTVVKEEPHSQSQSSEPSPKKFKFSESGDAMSFLLSDIIEISDNYEFENKRDVTKEYSDILGAQTRVKERSTLKSLSLSWWRENEIHYPRVAKLAQRYLCIPGTSVPSERAFSAAGLTITRQRAALSSETADAIIFLNKNTRKPLLDANTPSTSTLNIKTEKPEYETPAPTPAETTTAPSESESDNVPSFACSS; the protein is encoded by the coding sequence ATGGCTACACAATTCCTAGAAAATCACCAAAAGCTCCGTGGAAAAAGTCCAAAACATGTTGTTAGAGATGTAGTTACACGATGGAACTCAGTCTACTTTATGCTGGAAAGACTATCTCTCTTACATGGGGACATCGTTGCTGTTCTGCATGATCAATCAATTAAGAAACACAAACATCTGGACTTGAAAGATAATCACTGGGTACTTGTTGACCAACTGGTTTCAGCCCTGAAACCACTGGTTTCTGCCACAGAGGTACTTTGCAGTGAAGAATTCCCGACGTCTTCCGGAGTCTACCCGCTCGTCTTTGCTCTGGTCGACAACCTGATTGCTAAAGACCTTGACTCCAACATCGTCTGTGACATGAAGACAAGGATATCAGCTGGACTTTCTTCACGCCTGTTTCCTGACGGTTTCCTGGTTTCCCCAACTATGATAGCATCTGCACTGGACCCATGTTACAAGAACCTGAAATTTCTGAAGCCAGAACAGAGAACCGAAGTTCAAGCTGCTGTTGTGAGGCTGATAACTGAGACTGACAGCAGTGCTGAAACAGTTACTACGCCAACAGTTGTAAAGGAGGAGCCCCACTCTCAGTCTCAGTCATCAGAACCTAGCCCCAAGAAATTCAAGTTCTCAGAGTCTGGAGATGCCATGTCTTTCCTACTAAGCGATATCATTGAGATCTCAGATAACTACGAATTTGAAAACAAGCGGGATGTCACCAAAGAGTATTCAGACATCTTGGGTGCGCAAACAAGAGTCAAGGAACGGTCAACCCTGAAATCACTCTCATTATCTTGGTGGAGGGAGAACGAAATCCACTATCCCCGTGTGGCTAAACTTGCCCAGCGTTACCTTTGTATCCCGGGAACGAGCGTGCCTTCGGAACGTGCTTTCTCTGCGGCTGGGCTCACCATTACGAGACAACGAGCTGCCCTTAGTTCTGAAACTGCTGATGCGATAATATTCCTCAACAAGAACACTAGGAAACCATTGCTAGATGCAAACACTCCCTCGACTTCAACCTTGAATATCAAGACAGAGAAGCCTGAGTATGAAACCCCTGCCCCCACCCCAGCGGAGACAACCACGGCCCCCTCTGAGTCTGAGTCTGATAACGTTCCCAGCTTTGCCTGTTCTTCCTGA